A window of Salmo trutta chromosome 33, fSalTru1.1, whole genome shotgun sequence genomic DNA:
GTGTCCACTCTTGGCCCCTTGACCACAAGCATCTTCATTAGCATTGCTTTGAGGGCTTTTCTTGGCTTTCTTATCACAAGATAAATGACCAGAGTTTGGTTAATTGTGCTTCCTTGGACTGCTAACTGAATGCACGTAGGCCAGTCCTTCTGAAACCACAACGCACCCTCTCCACGCAATGCTTACAGGACATTTTTGCAACCAAGGTATTTACCCATAAATCTGTTCTTGTTCTATTTTTGTCTCTGAAATGCAGAAGCTATTTCTGTGTTCTTAGAATATTCCAAGGCCACTGAAAAATACACAAATACTTTCCCGCACGAAGGCTTCTGTAGTAGGGTACACTACAGTCTGTTGTTTGTTACATATTATCTAATGATTATTAGCGAGTATACTGAATATAATGTGGAATGGACTGAGAatttatgttttgtgtttgtctattTCAGGCGATGGTGGCGTGCTATCCAGGAAATGGGACCGGATATGTGAAACATGTGGACAATCCCAACGCTGACGGTCGCTGTGTCACCTGTATCTACTACCTGAACAAGAACTGGAAGGCAGAGGTGGAGTGACAGATTCATTTCAAATGCATTCCATAATCATTAaattaactatatatatatatatatatatattgtattacATATATCAATTTCTTACACATTCttattacatgtatttattgtcACCTATTATAAAATAATTTAGGTGCAATCAACGCCAAtcattttaaattacattttcaagaAAGTCACTCTTGTATTTTTCGATTGTTTTTCGCTATAACATAATGAACGATTGTCATTATATTTAAGCATGGTTTATTTTTAGACTAAGTAAATGTGAGATATTGCCATAAAAATAGTACGCCCACCATTTGTGGGAAGACCCCCTTTGGCTTCTGATCTTTGTAAAATACATACCAAGCCTCTTATAGCTTTACTTCTTATTCTGTAAAGCTGAAGTCAACAATATGTATTTGTTATTTTGCAGGAGCATGGAGGAATTCTTAGGATTTTTCCTGAGGGCAAATCCTACGTTGCAGATGTCGAGCCCCTGTTTGACAGACTGTTGTTCTTCTGGTCAGATAGAAGGAATCCACACGCGGTGCTCCCGTCATATGCAACAAGGTCTGTTTGATGCATCacgctgttattattattatacaggTTTTCATAAAATGATAAAGATGCAATGTAATCATGTATTAATCATTTAGAATTTTGCTATGTTTCAGATATGCTATAACAGTGTGGTATTTCGATTCAGAAGAAAGAGCAGAGGCAAAGAGACGGTTCAGTGACTTAACAGGTACATTTCTCCATTGGATCAATTAACTACGTTACATCTATGTGTAAACAAAAACCTCCCGCTAAcgctttacattaagttgctctTATTCCTGTGCAGTAATAAATTGTAGTTATATAGTACTGACGTTAGGTTACAACTTGTATCCTAATCATTAATGGCATTCATCTGTCTGTTTCAGCCTCCACTCAGGACCAGGACAGAAGCACCCTGTAAACTGTGACCTTTTGAGACGCCATCTTGTGTGACGCAGTAGAACAATGAATCCCAAATCCTTCGTGCTGACTGAGAGTTTTCACACTTTGATCTAATCACTGTTTGGATTTTGGTATCTCTTCTAAAAGCTACAAAGATGTGTGCTTGATGGCGTTGTACATAATTTTTCTATTAAATTATTTGCTGCTCTTTCAATAACCAGGGTACTCATTACTGTTTTTAAACCCAAGTGTCCTGGATCAACCCAAGTAACACTGTACTACTTCTTGAAATGTCTTCATCCTCCTGAGACCCAGCAATTCATTTTTGTCCACTCTAATGGACAGTAGTTGTTGATCTGTATCTCTGAGGCCGTACATGCCACTGTGTTAAGTCCTGCTGTAACTTTGAGAGGACATTCTGGGCTTTTCAATAATATCACATGTTTGGGGGTGGGACTTTTTAACTTTTTCTTGTTggattttcaaaatgtttttcacCTACTGTAGAGGCTTTAGACAACGCCCAACATTCTAAAATAGGCCACTTCTATAGACTCTTTTACAGGCACGGTTCCAATACATTTTCCCTCTAGATTAGTTCTTgttgcaaataa
This region includes:
- the egln3 gene encoding prolyl hydroxylase EGLN3; this translates as MPLLQHALDTDLERLALDLIVPSLLDQGFFYVDNFLGDLVGHFVLDQVKELHNSGVLQDGQLAGPGRSCGISKRNIRGDKIAWVSGVERGCEAINILLTLIDKLVSHCIGRLGKSIIRERSKAMVACYPGNGTGYVKHVDNPNADGRCVTCIYYLNKNWKAEEHGGILRIFPEGKSYVADVEPLFDRLLFFWSDRRNPHAVLPSYATRYAITVWYFDSEERAEAKRRFSDLTASTQDQDRSTL